The Huiozyma naganishii CBS 8797 chromosome 3, complete genome genome contains a region encoding:
- the PRP21 gene encoding Prp21p (similar to Saccharomyces cerevisiae PRP21 (YJL203W); ancestral locus Anc_1.132): MYHLQQVRLIRTSMDEELKANIYKTAQFVNERSQNVEEQLLKDSSGKFSFLQPDNEHYAFYQSLRVKDNKDMSESKTVDSTALNEPDPVPPFILIKDVSDLSIPSLDLEIMRRTADYLQYTKEDEREQIRTRLVKEERFQFLNPSHELNPTFEVILKQFIACSKFKPENLTEQEYLNRCFQRAVYNEYLKEFQNRSNTQLESYKIRFAAIDWINFKVIKNPALENSDQTTNGKLEFKMPLDFSKLFQKTISNTENDIYLKHFFGDGAANNAEKLSLGGVLESTVTEQQNKTQTQTNKRKRKGKMIIKKSGETRLHKKKKQ; this comes from the coding sequence ATGTACCACTTACAACAAGTGCGATTGATTCGAACTTCAATGGATGAAGAATTGAAAGctaatatatataaaactGCCCAGTTTGTTAACGAGAGGAGCCAAAATGTGGAAGAACAACTCCTGAAGGATTCGAGTGGGAAATTTTCCTTTCTCCAGCCAGATAATGAACACTATGCCTTTTACCAATCTCTGCGGGTCAAAGATAACAAAGATATGAGTGAGTCCAAAACCGTTGATAGCACAGCATTGAATGAGCCTGATCCCGTACCGCCATTCATTCTTATTAAAGATGTTTCGGACCTTAGTATACCGTCGCTGGATCTTGAGATAATGCGAAGAACCGCCGATTATCTTCAATATACCAAGGAGGACGAACGCGAACAAATACGAACTCGACTGGTCAAGGAAGAGAgatttcaatttttgaaccCATCTCATGAACTCAATCCTACCTTTGAAGTTATTTTAAAGCAGTTTATTGCATGTTCTAAATTCAAGCCAGAAAATCTGACAGAACAAGAGTATCTGAATCGCTGCTTTCAAAGAGCTGTGTATAACGAATACTTGAAAGAGTTCCAAAATAGAAGCAACACCCAACTAGAAAGCTACAAGATAAGATTCGCTGCTATAGATTGGatcaatttcaaagttaTCAAAAATCCGGCATTGGAAAATTCGGACCAGACGACAAACGGGAAACTTGAGTTTAAGATGCCTTTAGACTTTTCGAAATTATTTCAAAAGACAATTTCCAATACTGAAAATGATATATATCTAAAGCATTTTTTTGGAGATGGTGCAGCTAATAATGCAGAAAAACTCTCTCTAGGCGGAGTTCTGGAAAGCACTGTTACTgaacaacagaacaaaacACAGACACAGACGAACAAGAGGAAGCGGAAAGGGAAGATGATTATCAAAAAGAGTGGAGAAACAAGGCTGcacaaaaagaagaagcagtAA
- the GAP1 gene encoding amino acid permease GAP1, whose protein sequence is MSSSYEKDISDGKDAHLRVESEFISQEPLSHDLSSTGSEEHKKGKVWTRFVDSFRERERLEVDPNMSELDQIAFRTANSPLQHHLKNRHLQMIAIGGAIGTGLFVGSGTALRTAGPAGILIGWGLTGTMIYSMVMALGELAVLFPVSGGFTTYATRFIDESYGFANNINYMLQWLVVLPLEIVAASITVNYWGTNPRYRDGFVALFWLAIFIINLFGVKGYGEAEFIFSIIKVITVVGFIILGIILNCGGGPVKGYIGGRYWHHPYGAFVGDSAGARFKGVCSVFVTAAFSFAGSELVGLASAETANPRKSVPKAAKQVFWRITLFYLLALGMVGLLVPYTEKRLIGASSVDAAASPFVIAITTHGIRGLPSVVNVVILIAVLSVGNSAIYACSRTLCALAEQNFLPKFFGYIDRSGRPLYSILVTSGFGLVAFVAQSKKEGEVFNWLLALSGLSSLFTWGGICLCHIRFRKALSAQGRGTDELSFVSPAGVYGSYWGLFMIILMFIAQFYVALFPPGAKPNAKAFFEAYLSFPIVIACYLGHKIYKKNWKIFIKAEDMDIDTGRKDDDLDLLRQEVAEERAVLATKPWWYRWWVFWC, encoded by the coding sequence ATGAGTTCGTCTTATGAGAAGGATATATCCGATGGGAAGGACGCCCACTTGAGGGTTGAATCCGAGTTCATCTCTCAAGAACCGCTATCGCACGATCTTTCCTCCACCGGCTCTGAGGAACACAAGAAGGGCAAAGTATGGACCCGTTTTGTCGACTCCTTCAGGGAGAGGGAGAGACTCGAAGTTGATCCAAACATGTCCGAACTGGACCAAATCGCTTTCAGAACCGCAAACTCCCCATTGCAACaccatttgaagaacagacACTTGCAAATGATCGCCATCGGTGGTGCCATCGGTACTGGTCTCTTCGTCGGGTCCGGTACTGCTTTGAGAACCGCTGGCCCAGCTGGGATCCTTATCGGGTGGGGGTTGACCGGTACCATGATCTACTCCATGGTCATGGCTCTCGGTGAACTGGCTGTTCTTTTCCCTGTCTCCGGTGGGTTTACCACTTACGCAACGAGATTTATCGATGAGTCCTACGGGTTTGCTAACAACATAAATTATATGTTGCAATGGCTAGTGGTTCTCCCTTTGGAAATTGTTGCTGCCTCGATCACAGTAAACTACTGGGGGACGAATCCAAGATATAGAGACGGGTTCGTCGCTCTTTTCTGGCTCGccatcttcatcatcaatcTATTCGGGGTCAAGGGTTACGGTGAAGCAGAGTTCATCTTCTCCATCATCAAGGTCATCACCGTCGTCGGGTTCATCATCCTAGGTATCATCCTGaactgtggtggtggccCTGTCAAGGGTTACATTGGAGGTAGGTACTGGCATCACCCATACGGTGCTTTTGTAGGTGATTCCGCGGGTGCCAGATTCAAAGGTGTCTGTTCTGTCTTCGTCACTGCTGCCTTCTCGTTTGCAGGTAGTGAATTAGTCGGTTTAGCAAGTGCAGAAACGGCCAATCCAAGGAAATCCGTTCCAAAGGCTGCAAAGCAAGTCTTCTGGAGAATCACACTGTTTTACCTGTTGGCTTTGGGTATGGTTGGTCTATTGGTCCCATACACTGAAAAACGTTTGATTGGTGCCTCTTCAGTCGACGCCGCTGCCTCCCCATTTGTTATCGCCATTACCACTCACGGTATCAGAGGTCTACCATCTGTTGTCAACGTTGTCATTTTGATCGCCGTTCTATCCGTTGGTAACTCCGCTATCTACGCATGTTCGAGAACTCTATGTGCCCTAGCTGAACAGAACTTCTTACCTAAATTCTTTGGCTACATTGATCGTTCAGGGAGACCATTGTACAGTATCTTGGTGACTTCTGGGTTCGGTTTGGTTGCCTTCGTTGCTCAATCTAAAAAGGAGGGTGAGGTTTTCAACTGGTTGCTGGCTTTGTCAGGTCTATCCTCCTTGTTTACATGGGGGGGGATCTGTCTGTGTCATATCAGATTCAGAAAGGCGTTGTCCGCGCAAGGCAGAGGCACGGACGAGTTGTCATTTGTTTCCCCAGCTGGTGTTTACGGCTCCTACTGGGGGCTCTTCATGATCATCCTTATGTTCATTGCCCAGTTTTATGTTGCCTTATTCCCTCCTGGTGCTAAACCAAACGCAAAGGCTTTCTTCGAAGCTTATTTATCCTTCCCTATTGTGATCGCCTGCTACCTAGGCCACAAGATCTACAaaaagaactggaaaatatttATTAAGGCCGAAGATATGGACATCGACACAGGTAGAAAGGACGATGATCTAGATTTGTTACGTCAAGAAGTGGCCGAAGAAAGAGCAGTCTTAGCCACGAAACCGTGGTGGTACAGGTGGTGGGTGTTCTGGTGTTAA
- the ECM25 gene encoding Ecm25p (similar to Saccharomyces cerevisiae ECM25 (YJL201W); ancestral locus Anc_1.133) — MIDINIHNIFFKSYSIDPNSGHSIYVFDSTYLPDPESIGNDKQLYDFLIDKLMDTLISKLPASPFSLVVFSSGFSEKKISWVYGVKMFAKIPREMKYYLQKTYIVHESFFIRTVYQVLSNAMSIKFLTKLNNYNTEISPLEEDSMENSSFSMVHIPDLTTLSHLIDITRLRISLNVYLHDYQINEYIDVPQDYFTRLPQISIKKYRQLIFDKIFKKLQNQAIEISLIFQKPGSYKKVNIFLEAMERNNYIDLSQWDIYSLASVFLNFLKTKAKTLVPIDLIRLPIDDTVDYTFQTFVEITNFNGYFDLFSTIIPLFISIIDNSEVTKHNSKSLSKALAPALCKEKLSLNNSARLAVGTRFIKNLLEHFDSILELYKSRNIEHPAASLKVRQPRLTSQNLEAPTPPRPRKTSPTKYTQDRIKNDSRMPSAGESVVSTESGSSGRSEKLERQLKQLSLPQNEQLGPTPPLIPPVAPQTVKPKPSVHNLVQQLKGIGIEQTPSRNVSTGSNESTNSVYSLDSPSITTKSTTPTTTSLSSTARGASKIEVHVENDEQKVSSDSVDLSSRRIRDISSKKWDNQVEQEVYQQEPTDSITTEVETSANGKVSSSMVSNVESLSDEKSKHYVKPMQFHKWLLTILLPTFERCYY; from the coding sequence ATGATCGATATAAATATTCACAATATCTTTTTCAAGTCGTACTCCATCGATCCCAATTCTGGTCACTCCATTTACGTCTTCGATTCTACTTATCTCCCAGATCCGGAATCAATAGGCAATGACAAGCAATTGTACGATTTCTTGATAGACAAATTGATGGACACGTTGATTAGTAAACTACCAGCTTCTCCCTTCTCTCTAGTTGTATTCTCTTCAGGTTTTtcagagaagaaaataagCTGGGTATATGGTGTCAAAATGTTCGCAAAGATACCGAGGGAGATGAAATACTATCTGCAGAAAACTTATATTGTTCATGAGTCGTTCTTCATTAGAACCGTATACCAAGTTCTGTCCAATGCCATGAGTATCAAGTTTTTGACGAAGTTGAATAACTATAACACTGAGATATCTCCTTTGGAGGAAGATTCAATGGAGAACTCCTCCTTCTCTATGGTTCATATTCCCGATCTCACTACACTATCACACCTCATCGATATAACAAGACTGAGAATATCGTTGAATGTGTACTTACATGATTACCAAATAAACGAATACATCGACGTTCCGCAAGATTATTTCACTCGTTTACCACAAATCAGCATAAAGAAATATCGACAGCTTATCTTTGACAagatattcaaaaaattacaaaatCAGGCAATTGAAATCAGTTTGATTTTCCAGAAACCCGGATCATATAAAAAGGTGAATATTTTCCTTGAAGCAATGGAGAGAAACAATTACATCGATTTATCCCAATGGGATATATATTCGCTGGCTTCCGTGTTTCTTAATTTCCTCAAAACTAAGGCAAAGACATTGGTCCCCATAGATTTAATAAGACTGCCTATTGATGATACAGTGGACTACACGTTTCAAACATTTGTTGAAATCACCAATTTTAATGGGTATTTCGACTTGTTCAGTACCATTATCCCATTGTTTATATCAATCATCGATAATTCAGAAGTGACAAAACATAACTCAAAATCCTTGAGTAAAGCACTAGCACCTGCACTTTGTAAGGAGAAACTTTCGTTAAACAATAGTGCGAGACTAGCAGTTGGGACGAGATTTATTAAAAATTTACTAGAACATTTTGACAGCATTTTAGAGTTATACAAGTCGCGAAATATCGAACACCCTGCGGCCTCCCTAAAAGTGAGGCAACCACGACTTACGTCCCAAAACCTTGAAGCACCAACGCCACCACGACCAAGGAAGACAAGTCCTACAAAATATACACAGGATAGGATTAAAAATGATTCTAGAATGCCCAGCGCAGGCGAATCTGTTGTCTCAACTGAGTCAGGGTCGTCTGGACGTTCGGAAAAGCTCGAAAGACAACTGAAACAATTATCTCTACCTCAAAATGAACAGTTGGGTCCAACTCCGCCCCTCATACCACCAGTAGCTCCCCAAACTGTTAAACCTAAACCATCAGTACATAATCTCGTGCAACAGTTAAAGGGTATAGGCATTGAACAAACACCATCACGTAATGTGAGCACCGGCAGTAATGAGAGTACGAACAGTGTATATAGTTTGGATTCTCCCAGTATCACAACGAAATCTACAACTCCAACCACAACCTCGCTTTCAAGCACTGCAAGAGGTGCctcaaaaattgaagtcCATGTGGAGAACGACGAACAAAAAGTGTCAAGTGACAGCGTTGATTTgagttcaagaaggataCGCGATATAAGCAGTAAGAAATGGGATAATCAAGTTGAACAGGAGGTATACCAGCAGGAACCGACGGATTCTATAACTACCGAGGTGGAAACGTCCGCTAACGGTAAAGTTTCATCGAGCATGGTATCTAATGTTGAATCTCTGTCTGATGAAAAAAGTAAACATTACGTGAAACCGATGCAGTTCCACAAATGGTTACTGACTATACTCCTCCCCACCTTCGAAAGGTGTTATTATTGA